Genomic DNA from Orcinus orca chromosome 6, mOrcOrc1.1, whole genome shotgun sequence:
cctgcatcggcaggcggactctcaaccactgcgccaccagggaagccaacacAGCGCCCTTTTTTGTTCGCAGCTTTCCCTCAACCACATTCCTGGCACATCTGCCGGTCAATATCATGGGGAACCTCCAGTGTCTTGATCCCCCACTTCCCCCTGACCTTTGACCCATAGGTGGGTACATAACCACTTTCACCCACACTCAGCAGCACCCAAACTCTAACCCTGCATCAGCCCAGGGCTCCCCTTTTGCCCACAGGTTATGGAGATGAAGCCCACAACGTGTACCTTAGCATCACTAGAGCCCCTACAGCCTCTCATCAGTTCCCTTTCCCAGCAGAAGCTGTTCCGAACCTTCACCGTTCTCACCAAGCCTCACCCTCCGTGTGCTCAGCAGACGACAtcaacttctctctctttttttttttggcctagccacgcagcatgcaggatcttagttctccctgaccggggatcgaacccgtgccctctgcattggaagcgcagagtcttaactactggaccgtcagggaagtccctaaagtgtATAAGATGTTCACCCCTAATGATTTCTAGATTGCCTTTTTATGTTTGAAAGTGACCGTTAATTTCAATGTTACCCTTACGTCTGAAGGACATGCCTGTCCGAACTTCTGAAATTGTTCAGGTTGGAgcttggattcttaaccactggaccaccagggaagtcccgaaccTCAGCTTCTGATGTGGCCTGCTCCCAAAGCAAGTCCCCGACCCTTTCAAGGCCAGCCTCCTGCATCCTGAGGCTGGGTCTCCCTTCTGACCTCCTCCCAGCCAACCTTCCAAGGGGACTGTAGTGTGAGTGCTCTCCAAGGAACAGCCCTCGGcaccctgcccttccctcccctttttcTACACAACTGGATTTTCTCTCATGGTCCCACTACCATTTATAAGCTGAAGATTCTGCTCGAACCCTGACTTGCGCCTCAAGCTTGCAACTCAGTCAAACTCAGCTCCCACCTACATGCACTTAAAACCCAACACATCCCAAAACAGTTTCTTCAGCTTTCCCCCGAAACCCGCCTCTTTCATGATCTCAGCCCCAGGTCTGTCATCACCCAGCACCCAAGACAAAAACCCCAACTCGTCTCTCCTTCACCACCCATATTCAATCAGCCACTAAGTCCAATTGATTCCATCTCCTCTACAGATCTTCCTCGACTCTACGATGGGGTCACGCCCCGATAAACCCATcgttaagtcaaaaatgcatttagggcttccctggtggcgcagtggctgagagtccgcctgccgatgctaggggacatgggttcgtgtcccggtccgggaagatcccacatgccgcggagcggctgggcccgtgagccatggccgctgagcctgcgcgtccggaggctgtgctccgcggtgggagaggacacgacagtgagaggcccgcgtaccgcaaaaaaaaaaaaaaaaaatgcatttaatacaccaaACCTACTGAACATCAGAGCTCAGCccagcctaccttaaacgtgctcgGGACACTTCCATGAGCCTACAGCTGGGCAAAGCCTATTTTACAATGCAGTGTTGAACCTCTCATGTAATTTACTgcatactgtactgaaagtggaTAACAGAATGGTggtctgggtacagaatggttgtaagtgtatggGCTGTTTCCCGTCGTGATGATGTGGCTGGCGGGGAGCTGAGGCTCGCTGCCGCTGCCCAGCATCTCAAGAGAGCATCGTGGCACTTCCCTGGctgtcccgtggttaagactctgcgctttcactgcagggggcgcgtgttcaatccctggtcagggaactaagatcctgcatgccgcacggtgcggccaaaaaaaaaaagaagaagaaaaagaaaaaaaaaagccaagagagCATCATACCACACATCACTAGCCTGGGAAAAGGTCAAAATTCAAAACTGGAcatacagtttctactgaatgcttaTTGCTTTCACACCATCGTAAAGATGAAAAATTGTAATTCCGGGGCAATTTCTATACAGACTGTGCCTGTATAGTTCTCAAACCCATTCCGTCTTCTCTGGACCTATGTATATTTTTAGCCCTTACCCAGATGATTGGAAAGTGTGGTAGACTGCCTCTGAAGATGGCCCGCAACATTACCTCCCAGCCTGTGTGCCCTTGGGTGGTTCCTCTCAGCAGGAAGCAgaatctctttcctctcccttgtGTCTGGGCAGCCTGGGAGCTGCTCTGACCGTCAGAAGGCAGTAGAAGGATGCCCTGTGGCTTCCGAGGCCAGGCTCTTAAGAGGACTTGTAGCTTCCAGTTTGGGCTTCTCAGATCTGCCCCCCTCCTCTCCAGCCATCATGCTCGAAGGAAACCCAGGTTAGCCTCAGTGATGTGCAGCACGGCACCAAAGCCCCAGCCACCGCAGAGCACGCTCTGTGCGCTGTAATTCCAGGCTCCTGGAGGTCCTCTCTGCTGGCTGGATGTTTGCTGCTCCTGGCCTTTGCTCCCACACTGTCCCTGGGGTCTGTGCTGCCCTTCTCCCCCACTCACTTTGTCTTGTCCTTCAAGACTCCAACTCTGGGACCCAGGCCCTATCAGCGTCCTCTCAAAGCACTTGAAGTGTACCTCTCACCTGCTATGCTGCACTGACACCCCAGTTTTCACGTCACTTTCCCCGTGACCAGAAGCTACTGGAAGGCAGCACTATAGTGTTTTACTCTTTATATCCTCAGGGCCAAGAACATGGTAGacacccaataaatgtttgtcgAATTAAACAAAATGTGCTAATTCTGCTTTAGCTGATGTCATCCTTTGTCATCTCATCTTGTTCCATGACTGGTACTCTTGCCCTAAGGAGAGCGCCAGAGCCTTGAGCCAGCAACCGAAACTTCTATGTCTCTTATACCCACAGTAGCACAGCGCTGGGCGTGTGACAGACAAACTCAGCAGACTACTTGATTCTGGCCTCAGGGTCTGGCCAGGTGATTCTGAGCCCCCTTGGTGACACTCACAGGTATGGAAGGGTGTCCGGTCAGGCAGAGAGCGGGTTTTCCGTCGGATAGGCAGTGACTTTTCCATCTCTTCCTTCAAGATCATCTTTCCCAAGTTAGAAGTAACCTGGCAAGGAGAAAGGAAGATGGATCCAAGGCGTCGATACCTGTTTCTCATCCCCAAAAGGTTCAGAGTTGGGTCCATCCCAGGCATAAGTGGGGACAGAGTTCCTGAGGGGCTGTGTGGTGCCTGGAGCCCATGGAGCCTGTCCTGGTCAGAAgcttggccacattgggtctggCCACCCTCGAGAGCAAGGAGTCAGAGCCGCTCAGTGTAACTCTGCCCCAGGGGCTTCTGCAAACCAGGTCACAAGGCCCAGAGCACAGGCCCATGCCACCATCAGTGGCCTTTCCGTGACTCTCTacaccctctctcctcccctggaGGCCAGCAGCctactctctcctttctcctcgtCCCATGAACTACTCCGCCTGCTGAAGCTTGGCCCTGGCGGGACCACCCTTTTCTGTGCTTTTGGCCCTAACAGTAAGCGGTGTCCCCCTAAAGCAACATGCAATCCTAGTGTCCCTTCAAAAGCGGCAGCCTGACATCCCGGCAAAGAAAGGGAATTCCTCACATGTTCTCACCAGGACGCTCTTCAGACATGTACCCATTTAGATCAGAATGGAACTTCTATCCCCAGGGTGGCCCAGGGATGCGGGTGGGGCAGCGAGATGCTACCTTACTGAGTTCCTCTCTCTGACGCTCCCTGAGAGCCTTCATCTCCTCCCCGGAGTCATCGtcgtcgtcctcctcctcctcctctgcccccctCCTCGACGCCTTCCGCTTCCTCCACTCTGTCTCTGGGAAATACGGACCAAAGCGGGCACATCAGTCAATCAACCGCGCGCTCAACGAGCATCTGTCAGGGGCTGCTTTGTGCATGTCCCGGAGCTGCGACCTTGAAGGGAACACCGCAAaccattattataaaataaaagcaacgTTTTCTAGCCTTGCGGTGAAGCTGGGTGGGCAACACACGCCCACACGACTGAAAGCGATTGGGGGCCAAGACCTCATctcattcctctttctctttccagagCTCCCATCACAGAGCCTGGGACACAGTAGAAATTCGACAAATGTCTGTTGAGCGGCCAAAGAAATGAACGGAAAGCGGTTAAATGACTAACCAGCAGGGCCACTTACGCCAAGAGGGATGGGGTTGCAGGGGACGGGGGAAGCAGGAGCCTGGAGGGTTCATGcaggtcggggggtggggggttcctGGGGCTTCGGCAGGGCCTCTCTCGCCTACCCACAACGGCCAGCGACGGGGGGCATGGCCAGTAGTCTGTTTCGATCTTGGCTGGCTGGTTGGGGTCGGGAGGCTGCGCTGCAGGGAACTTGGACGACTCGATGATGAGGTCTTCAATGAGGTGCTTGCTCTGAGGGCTGCCTCCTGTGGACTCTGCGGGGGGAGGTCAAGGTCAGCCCGGGCACACCCTCCCCCCCGGAGGCCACCTCCCACCTTAgccccccactccctcctctctccctcttcacaCCTGTGAGCTCCTGAGTGTAAAAGCAATGCACAAGGAAGAGCACAGGGCAGTGTAcatgctgttatgaacatctgTTTTCCCATCACCCCCCCACCCTCAGGACAGCCTCCCGGCACGTGGCAAAAAGGGGGCTCTGGTCGGTCAGGGGAACCCTCACCTCTCTGCTTGTAGATGGGTGGCTTCTTGTAGATGTTGGAATCTGGGCGGGTGGTCTCTGTGGAGAGGGAGCAAGAATGGATGAGAAGGAGGCTATGAGGATGGCGGGGAGGCTGGGTCAGAGGAGGGAATGGAGACATGGATTGGGAGAAGGCAGGAAACTCAGGGGCTCCTGCCAAGAGTCAAGACAGAACCAGAGATCCTGAAATTACCCCTCAGGGGCTGGGATTTTTGAACTTCTCTgtttgggtgggagggaggatgcAGCAGGGCCCACCACCTCTGGGAGCTCTGCCTGGGGTCCGGCATCTGGGGGTCTGGCCAGTTCTGTGGTGTGCATGTATTCCAGAGAGTGGGGGACTAAGAGCAAGGGGCTTGGGTtcctgaaggaagaaaagaggacctAGGGCAAGGATGCCGCCATGCTGACACCAAAACCTACCAGGATGGTGGAAATGGGGCAGGCTGGTCCGGGGCGTGCCAGTGGTTCTTGGGGCTGAAGCCTGAGAGAGGGTTCCAGGGGACCGGCTCTCCGCCCACACCTGCAGAGCAGAAGTACGGTTCACTGCAGCTCCCAggtcccccaccccgccccctccacCATCTCCATCCTCCCACCCTAGCACACACGCCCCCAACCCCAGGGCAGAGGAAGGCTATCCAAGGACTCGACCTGCTGATGCTGCCTGACCCAGGAGAAAGGATTAAAAGAGATCCTGGGTCAGACGTAGATGGACCCAGAGCTGGCCAGTGACAGGACAAGGTCCACTGATTCCATCACCCCCTAGGCTCTGCCAAGCCCAGTCTGGACGTGTGTGGGGAAGGGGGTTGAGCCCGGTCAGAGCAGGGCTGGGCAAGTGTCAGGTGCGGGGCAGACTCACCTCTGGGGATGGTGGGGGGGATGTGGATTTGGGTGACAGCGAGCGCTGTGAATGGAGAGGAGGCTGGTCAGAGCCACAAGGGTGGGATTAAACCCTTGTCCCTAGGACCCCAGGTGGGTCACTtcacccccccacacactcaACTCTGCAATTGCCCAGCCAATTTCTGGGCCACCTCTTCTCTCTTCGTCCTTGCCAGCTCCCAGGGCTGGCCCTCCGTCCTCTCTCTCCCTAGACAGGGTCCTACGTCTTTCCCTAGGACCCACGAAGAAGCAGAAGAAGTCGAGGATCTTGGAGCAGTGTGCATGTGCTCTGAGGGCCAGTTGGAGGGGCTCTGGCTCTGACCTCAGAGCCAATGAGCAACAGGGGGAAGGGACAAGACCCACAGCATCCAGGATGGAGTCCAGGCCCCTTGTCAGTCATTTAAGTCTCCCCACAGCCTGGCCCCGTCtctctgctcagccatgacactGCCCCTTTCTCCAACACAGTGTACAAAGTACCTGTCCTCCGGTATCTCATGCATTTGACTCCCTGGTGAGGTGGACGGGTAAAAGTCTCACCTCTATTTTATAGGAAGGGAAACTGAGACCACACCGTCACACAGGTCACACTCAGCTAGGACTTCCGGCCTCCGAGCTCAGTGTTCCTGAGCGCTTTCCACAAATTTGCTCACTTTCTGCCCAGTCCCACCCCATTCCTACATGACCCCGCTCTGTGCTGCTACCATTCAAACATGGCCTCCCCTGCTCTCCACCTGGAGCTAGCCTCCAGCCGCCAGCCCATCTCTGCCTGCTCTGCACAAATACCCAGGTCACCAACTGACTGGTGATTCCTGTGCACAGGTCCCCTTCTTGTTTTGAAGTCTGGCCTCCAGGAAAGAAAGCATGAGAGGGATTCTGCCTCCCACCCAGTGTGGCTGGGTGAGCCCTTCCCCCAAGTCCTGTCCAAGAGGAACCTCCCACCCTTTACCTCCCGGCTTCTGGGCAGCTCCACGTGTTCCAGCAGAGAATAGGTAAAGTGGGGCTCGTAGATCATGAGGTCAGGCCTCTCGATGTCCAGGATGGCCTTGTCCTTGGGGATGGCAGCCAAGTCCTTGTAGCCCATCACTTGATTGTCCATCTTGGCCTGAAGGGAAATGGTACACATGGAACAGAGGTGTCAAAAGCCTCCCTTAGAATACTGGCCCTACAAGCCAGACCTGCAATTTATTAGGAAGAAGATGGGCGGCCGTTTTATATGTCAGCTCCTGTAAGTTAACATTTCTATTATTGTCATTTAAAAGGTTTAGAGTGTCACCTTAAAACAATGATAGTCCTTCACCTAGCCCTTTGGGTACAACGAGACAGTACCAGACCAGCAGGAGGGGGTGTGCAGAACCTTCTCTGGGTCtggggttctctctgcctgccagCCCTGGCAGGACCATCATCATTTGAGTGAAGCTGCCCGGCGGCCGGTGTgcgccccacccctccctcctcccagcctgaggGTGCTGGTGGCCAAGAGGTACTCACCACGATGCTGGAGGGAGAGCCCGGAACACTGGAGCCTCGGGAGGAGCTGACGCTCCCAGGGGAGGTAAGTGGTTGCTGGGGAGAGCGAGAAGGCGGGCGGGTGGGAATGTGTGTGGGTGCCAGGGCCGGGccggagggagggggctggggcaggggagggcttcTCTAGGCCTCTGGGGCCTTGGGGTGCGGCGCCGCGGGCAACCACCAGGTGGCATCCTCGACTCCCGACCTGACCCTCCGCGGGGAGCCTGGCCCCCACCGCGTGCCCCCGGCACCCCACTGCCCCGGCGTGGGTGTAGCCCCGCGCACCTTCTGCAGCCGTTCCATGCAGCAGGGAGCTGGCCGGCCGGATCACTCGCAGAGCCCTGTGCGCGAGGGGAGACGACAGGGCGTCAGGCTCTATCCGGCTCCTGGGCGCTGCGCGCTCGGGGCCGCGAGAGCAGAAAGGGTGCTCCCCCGGGCTGTGGCGTCCTCATCCCTCGGTGACTCTCCAGGCTGCTGGCCGAGTGCAGGGcctggaaggggagggagaaCGTGCCAGCCGGGGCTGTCGAGCCCCGCGATCTCAGAGGGCGGGGACGAGGGCAGCCCCCTCTGGCCCCGCGTGTCTCCCGGGAGCGGGGCTCCGGCTTTCCGTTCGCTCAGCCTCGGGGACCGGAGATCGCATGTGGCCCGCGGCGAGACGGGAAGGTGGACGGGCTGCACTAGTTTTTGAGCCATTGTTCTCTGGCTGGAAAGGAAATGACGGCAGGGCTCAGCCGTTCCCGGGGCAGCCTACACATCCCTGCTTCCTCACACCTGCCCTGCCGGGGCTGCGGGTCAATTTCAGGCCCAGGTTCTCACTCGCCTCGGCCTCTGCCGTGGCCTTTCCCTGGCGCTGTGTTGGTGCCCTTGACCTCCTTCCCCTCAGTCTATGTCCACGGTGCCACACCTCTCTCATAGCCCAGAAAGGTTGAACACAGAGGGACTTAGTAACACTATGAGACGTTaatagggggaggggaggacagagcGAAGGCGTTTTGGTGGGAAGCGCTCAGGTCATTGGCTGGGGGCTGCCGCTCTCCCAGTGGAGAAGGGAGGGGGCGGCTGGAGGGAGCCACACCCCCATGTGCCTGTCCCTGTACAGCAGGCAATCCCACTTGCAGGCATCTGGTAAAACACCTTGGGGGCCAAGGCCACGTCCCAGCTCCCCACCATCTCGGAGTCCTCGAGCTGAGGCTGCCCTCTGAAGTGCTACTTTGCTGCAAGTCAGGGCCCCCCAGTTCAGCAGGAAGGCCTCCAGGCTGGCACTGCCCTCTCTTGGTTCCTAAGAAGTTGAGTCCTGTCTGCAGCAGTAGAGTAGGAGTTCCCTGGGGCCACAGCCCAGGTCTCCTTCCTCAGTAACTCCCTTAGCAaccctcccatcctccccacacacccctggACCAGACACATAATAACCAttcagtgggacttccctggtggcgcagtggttaagaatccatctgccaatgcaggggacacgggtttgagccctggtccgggaagatcccacgtgccgcagagcagctaagcccgtgtgccccaactactgtagcctgcgcacctagagcccgtgctccacaagaagagaagccacagcaatcagaagcccgcgcaccgcaacgaagagtagcccccgctcgccacaactagagaaagcccatgtgcagccgtgaagacctaacacagccaaaaataaataaataaaataaataaatttatataaataaataaaaataaccattcAATGAACGCCTGGCTGAGTTTCTGACGTGATGGTGGCAGTGGAACTGTCTTCCAACGGCTGGCAGTAAGCCATAGAGTGAAGAGAGCTGATGACTACAGAACGTACAGGAAAGAGGCAGCAATaatgtagtggttaagagcatggactctggacgGGAATGCCTGGGGAGAGGAGACTCTGCTACTCagaagctgtgtgaccctgggcaagttaccctCTTTGTGCCTCAcgttctcatccataaaatggaaggTGGTAATAGTATCTGTGTCATAGGGTTGCTCTGACTATTAGGTAGGTTACAACATGTGAAGTGTTTAAAACATAGATTTTATGTAGAGCGTTTATTATTTCTATCTCCCTGAGGACTGATAAACTTAGATGGCTTTCTGTAGCCACTCTGCCACAGAAGGTCATGAAAGACTTGAGGTCACTGGTGCTCCCAATTTTATCACCTGTTACTTTGTATCAGGCCGCTTTTCTGCTGTGTCTCCACCACCTACTTGCTGCACCAGCAGCCCTTATTCCCACTTCCCTGCTTTTGCGCACGCTCTTGCGCTATTCTCATCTCCCAGATGCCACCCATCCTTTAAGGGCCATGCTAAACCCTCCTCCTCTTGGAGGCCTCCCCTATTATTCTAGTCCGCATTGACAAACTCTTCTCTGAATTCCAGTGggacttaaaaaaagaatcatataaCTTAGTCCTTGATTATGTTGCCTGACATGTTTTCTCGCTAACTAGAATGACTGCTAATTTCTACAACAAGAATAATAGCTATCATGTTTTGAATGCTCATGCTGGGTACTTTGATAAGCACTTTACAAGGATTATTTTGTTTCATCCACACAACAATCCTATAAGGTagacctattttacagatgaggaaaaccgAGGCTCGGAGAGGTTAAAAACTTGTCCAGAGTCGTGGAGGAGACAGTGGCTATGTCTTCAGCATTGGCATGTTTCGTAGTGCCTCCGTAGTACTGTGTCAGGTTCACTGTGGGGATAGACTAGCATTTGCCACAGTTCTCAAGTCTTTTTGGAATTCTAGAGCCAAGGCTTCTCCAAGACAAGACTCTGGCCATCAGAGTCACACTGGTGACTAGGTGCCCATGGAAGGGCTCCATTCCAGAGCTTCATCCTTCTCTTGCTTTCGTAACACTCACTTTGTAATGCTTTTAACTAGATGTGTGAGGACTGGAATAAACTCTAGCAGATACTCAAAGAGCTGTTAGCTCCCTCTCACTCCTATTTCATCTTTACTTTGTTAACAGACATTGTCAAACTAGCTATACACTGGCTTAGCCAAGAGGCAAACACTCATTCATCCACCCATATACATCCACCCGCCCACCCAGTCACGTattgttttatccattcattcactacTTTCTGAGCACCTGTTCTGCAATGACCACAGAGCGTTGTGGTGTTGTGGAGAACAGAAAGATGAGTCAAAGGAGCTAAGCCGCCCCTCCAGAAATGAGGCCATATGTATAGATAACGCCCATGCAAAGCAGAAAATTATGTGTGCCTGATAAGATAGTATAAAGGGCTGTGAGAGGTCACAGGAGAGAGGAATCACTCCTGCTGGGGTGTcaagaggggaaaataaaaaggttttcttAGAGGAGGAAGTGTTTAAGGCAGGCCTTGAAAGATGCCCGGTTTGAGATcatgcaaaaactaaaagagggACCCTTGAAAGAGACAGCAGCATGAGGGAAACTGGAGACACGGCGAAGCACTGGGTCTGTCTGGAGACAGCAAATACGGCTGAACCGTGGAGCTCATGAGGTTGAGACTGGTTTGGGGCAGGAGGTTGGGGGCCAGATTTGTAGATGCCTTGAACTTAGACTAGGGGATTCCGAATGTATTCTGTGGGCAACTAGGGCTATGGAATGCTTAGAAACATTTGAAACAAAGAAGTGACGGATCCAAGCAGTGCTTTGGGAAAATGAATCAGGCTGCAGGCTGGCAGATGGAATAGACAGGAAGAGGCGGTCCACAGAGAGACCAGCCAGGAAGTTACGGCAGTAGTTCAGGCAGGGGATTGTGAGGCTCTAGACTTGGGCCTGGAGCCCAAGATGGAAAGGGCCAAGTGGGAGGAATCCTAGAGGCAGAATGTGCAAAACAGAACTTGATCTGGAGAcagcgcccccgcccccacccctcaccGCTGGGGAGGAACAGGTAGCAATGACAGGAGAAGGGGAAGCAATGAGTTCACTTCTTGCCAGTCGAGGCTGAGGTGGGGGCAGTACCTGGCAACAGAAATTTGGGAGCCATTTGAGCTAGAGGTGGTAGTCTGCCCCATGAGGTTGCCGAGGGAGAAAGAAGGTCAAAACCCAGCATCCTGGGAAACGCTAGGGGACTagaagaaaaagggagctggagatgGCATGAAAGGGAGGGGGAAGACTAGATGGCCAGGTCCCTGAGGGGCTGGGAGTGTATCTagtgattctttgtatttttagtaAAGGACCTAATACACAGTAAGTGTGCCAAAAACATTGAGAGAGAGTTGTGGGGAGGGATAGGGGGGTTGAGAAAGAATGTCATGAAGCCAAGGAGTCCATCGCCCAGAGAAGGCAAGACATGCAGAAAGGAGTGACAGCTCGCCAGTTTGGATGTCAAGCCCTGGTGGCTTCTGAGAGCATCTGCAGAGGAATAGTGAGGCCACCTTgttagggatgggggtggggagaggtggccAGGGTGTACAGGCAGGGGGAGGGCCACTTCCAAGAAGTGTGACAGAAGGGCAGGAGGGGGTTAGGAGAGTTACTTTGCAGGAGGTGCGCTTGGCTGAAGCTTTTTTAGGAAAAGGGAGACCTGAACACGTTTGTAGGCAGTGGAGAGTGAAGAGTAGAAAAGAACTTGTGGCTGCAGGAGAGGGGGGGCACTTGAGGGAGGAAGGTcccagcaggggaaggggagagggattgGGTCCAGGCCCAAGTGAAGGACTACCTTTGGAAAGAAAGCCCGAGCTTCCCTGAAAGGAGAGGAAACGGAAAGTTGGGTAACTGCAATCTAGGGGCCTTTGGAGCAGGCCGATTGGGAGGTTTCTATTTTCCCAGGAAAAGTGAGAGATAAGGTCATATACAGACCCTACAGGTGGGTTAGGCAGAGACTGAAGAGAGTAGAAAGGACTGGAACAGTCGGGGGAGGGGCGgtggtgcggggggggggggtgggaggagtgtggcacgggggaggggtggagaatgGAGAGCTTCTACGTGTCCTGGAGCCTCAGGCTGAACCTGGAGGTGGTCCAGGCACCCTGCCCTCGAACACCAGTTGCGGGTGGGTACAGAGTGGGGTAATGACTGCCTCTCAGAGTGGTCACTgcccagggagggagaggaggggtccaAGATGAGCCAGATCACAGGTCTTGCACTGAGACCCCCACTCACCTGTGCACGACCACTGTCCCACAGACACAGCCACTCGGAAAGacgattcagaataatgatgtcCCTGCTCTGTCCCCTGCCCCTTCTTCTCCACAGCTGTCCACAGCCCCGTGCCCATCCCCTAGGCTGGGTCTCCTCGCCTTCTGCCCTGAGCCACATTCCATCAGAAACCTGCACACCAGCGCCTGGTGTGTTAGAAAGCACGCTGCGGAAATTGTTAATGTCTTACCCTTCCAGGGACATGGCATTTTAATTTGGGGCTAACCTTGATGAGTGAAGGTCTTACTCGTTAAATATTAAGCCATCAGGGAAAATGTTTTGGGGTGGAGTaggagtgtggggtgggggagagggagagagggaggggagggggaaggggggaggggaaagaaagggagagactgTTTTTGCCTTCTCCCAAATCACATCACGCCCCGCATAAGCTTACTCCACCCACTCGTAGCCCCTCCCCCAAAGCCAGTTTCCTCGCGCGTCCGCACCCGTGCACACCCCACGTTTCTGCATGTGCGCTCCCAGGCCCGGGCCGCCTCCCGTGGACAGACCGAGAGGGCAGACTGCAGCAGGAAGGGAGGGCgcaaagggaggaaagggaaagagcTGCGGAGGAAGGCCAGCCCAGGTGGCGGAAGGGCCATCTCAGCTGCCCCGGCGGCGCCCAGTTCTTCCATCTTGGACCCACCCTACCCCAGCTGTGCAGCCGCGCCTTATCTGAGCCCCCAGCCGGGCCCCACCTCACACCGCCCGCCCCGTCTCCATGGCAACTGGAGCCGCTCGGCCCTGATGATAAGGCCCGCCCACCCATTCCCACGGGCGCCCGCTACAGGTAGGGGCTGAGCCGGCCTTGGCTCCCTCAACTTGTGGAAATGAAGGCTCAACCGGCAGAACCGCAGCCTGGTATCCTCTAGTCCAGCTTCCCGCCCTGTTCTAAACCAACCATCACTTGCTCTGGGCCAGGGACTTTCACCCATCCTCTCTAGCTTCACCAAAGCTCATGTCTCCCAATTAGGAGATGAAAATGTGGTTGAGAGATTGACCTGCCTCCCCCCATGCCCCCCACGCCTCGGCCCATTGAAGCCAACCTGGAATTCCTACCCAGGTCTGTCTCAGGTCAAAGCCAAT
This window encodes:
- the DMTN gene encoding dematin isoform X3 codes for the protein MERLQKAKMDNQVMGYKDLAAIPKDKAILDIERPDLMIYEPHFTYSLLEHVELPRSRERSLSPKSTSPPPSPEVWAESRSPGTLSQASAPRTTGTPRTSLPHFHHPETTRPDSNIYKKPPIYKQRESTGGSPQSKHLIEDLIIESSKFPAAQPPDPNQPAKIETDYWPCPPSLAVVETEWRKRKASRRGAEEEEEDDDDDSGEEMKALRERQREELSKVTSNLGKMILKEEMEKSLPIRRKTRSLPDRTPFHTSLHVGTSKSSSLPAYGRTTLSRLQSTDFSPSGSETESPGLQVSAFWRETRGARKPRTEGGLSALGEGCGATEPPGEDIRSLG
- the DMTN gene encoding dematin isoform X5 translates to MERLQKQPLTSPGSVSSSRGSSVPGSPSSIVAKMDNQVMGYKDLAAIPKDKAILDIERPDLMIYEPHFTYSLLEHVELPRSREVWAESRSPGTLSQASAPRTTGTPRTSLPHFHHPETTRPDSNIYKKPPIYKQRESTGGSPQSKHLIEDLIIESSKFPAAQPPDPNQPAKIETDYWPCPPSLAVVETEWRKRKASRRGAEEEEEDDDDDSGEEMKALRERQREELSKVTSNLGKMILKEEMEKSLPIRRKTRSLPDRTPFHTSLHVGTSKSSSLPAYGRTTLSRLQSTDFSPSGSETESPGLQNGEGQRGRMDRGISLPCVLEQKIYPYEMLVVTNRGRTKLPPGVDRMRLERHLSAEDFSRVFSMSPEEFGKLALWKRNELKKKASLF
- the DMTN gene encoding dematin isoform X2, whose translation is MERLQKQPLTSPGSVSSSRGSSVPGSPSSIVAKMDNQVMGYKDLAAIPKDKAILDIERPDLMIYEPHFTYSLLEHVELPRSREVWAESRSPGTLSQASAPRTTGTPRTSLPHFHHPETTRPDSNIYKKPPIYKQRESTGGSPQSKHLIEDLIIESSKFPAAQPPDPNQPAKIETDYWPCPPSLAVVETEWRKRKASRRGAEEEEEDDDDDSGEEMKALRERQREELSKVTSNLGKMILKEEMEKSLPIRRKTRSLPDRTPFHTSLHVGTSKSSSLPAYGRTTLSRLQSTDFSPSGSETESPGLQVSAFWRETRGARKPRTEGGLSALGEGCGATEPPGEDIRSLG
- the DMTN gene encoding dematin isoform X1; its protein translation is MERLQKQPLTSPGSVSSSRGSSVPGSPSSIVAKMDNQVMGYKDLAAIPKDKAILDIERPDLMIYEPHFTYSLLEHVELPRSRERSLSPKSTSPPPSPEVWAESRSPGTLSQASAPRTTGTPRTSLPHFHHPETTRPDSNIYKKPPIYKQRESTGGSPQSKHLIEDLIIESSKFPAAQPPDPNQPAKIETDYWPCPPSLAVVETEWRKRKASRRGAEEEEEDDDDDSGEEMKALRERQREELSKVTSNLGKMILKEEMEKSLPIRRKTRSLPDRTPFHTSLHVGTSKSSSLPAYGRTTLSRLQSTDFSPSGSETESPGLQVSAFWRETRGARKPRTEGGLSALGEGCGATEPPGEDIRSLG
- the DMTN gene encoding dematin isoform X4; this encodes MERLQKQPLTSPGSVSSSRGSSVPGSPSSIVAKMDNQVMGYKDLAAIPKDKAILDIERPDLMIYEPHFTYSLLEHVELPRSRERSLSPKSTSPPPSPEVWAESRSPGTLSQASAPRTTGTPRTSLPHFHHPETTRPDSNIYKKPPIYKQRESTGGSPQSKHLIEDLIIESSKFPAAQPPDPNQPAKIETDYWPCPPSLAVVETEWRKRKASRRGAEEEEEDDDDDSGEEMKALRERQREELSKVTSNLGKMILKEEMEKSLPIRRKTRSLPDRTPFHTSLHVGTSKSSSLPAYGRTTLSRLQSTDFSPSGSETESPGLQNGEGQRGRMDRGISLPCVLEQKIYPYEMLVVTNRGRTKLPPGVDRMRLERHLSAEDFSRVFSMSPEEFGKLALWKRNELKKKASLF
- the DMTN gene encoding dematin isoform X7: MERLQKAKMDNQVMGYKDLAAIPKDKAILDIERPDLMIYEPHFTYSLLEHVELPRSREVWAESRSPGTLSQASAPRTTGTPRTSLPHFHHPETTRPDSNIYKKPPIYKQRESTGGSPQSKHLIEDLIIESSKFPAAQPPDPNQPAKIETDYWPCPPSLAVVETEWRKRKASRRGAEEEEEDDDDDSGEEMKALRERQREELSKVTSNLGKMILKEEMEKSLPIRRKTRSLPDRTPFHTSLHVGTSKSSSLPAYGRTTLSRLQSTDFSPSGSETESPGLQNGEGQRGRMDRGISLPCVLEQKIYPYEMLVVTNRGRTKLPPGVDRMRLERHLSAEDFSRVFSMSPEEFGKLALWKRNELKKKASLF